The following coding sequences are from one Chelonoidis abingdonii isolate Lonesome George chromosome 4, CheloAbing_2.0, whole genome shotgun sequence window:
- the ADM gene encoding pro-adrenomedullin: protein MKLVHVTLLYLGSVTFLGVHAARLDVASDFKRKWTKWALSRAKRDAIPPGTFSGQVAAADVQPLIRSQDVKEDPRVSHPSSPEDARIRVKRYRQSMNGFPHLQAMRLGCRFGTCTIQQLAHQIYQLTDKDKDGAAPVNKISPLGYGRRRRSVPAPSRTQSPWLALLSSRRDSTSAAAPGQPGRLQAQLRAPSLKT, encoded by the exons ATGAAACTGGTTCACGTAACCCTCCTCTATCTCGGGTCCGTGACCTTCCTTGGGGTGCATGCTGCACGGCTAGACGTCGCTTCAGACTTCAAAAGAAA ATGGACCAAATGGGCACTGAGCCGGGCCAAGCGCGACGCGATACCTCCCGGCACGTTCAGCGGGCAAGTGGCAGCTGCGGACGTGCAGCCTCTCATACGGTCACAGGACGTGAAGGAGGATCCCCGAGTCTCGCATCCCAG CAGCCCGGAGGATGCCCGCATCCGCGTGAAGCGCTACCGCCAGAGCATGAACGGCTTCCCCCACTTGCAGGCCATGCGCCTGGGCTGCAGGTTCGGGACCTGCACGATCCAGCAGCTGGCCCACCAGATCTACCAGCTGACAGACAAGGACAAGGACGGCGCCGCCCCTGTGAACAAGATCAGCCCCCTGGGATACGGCCGCAGGCGGCGCTCGGTGCCAGCCCCTAGCCGGACGCAGTCTCCCTGGCTCGCCCTGCTCTCCAGCCGCCGGGACAGCACGAGCGCCGCAGCCCCAGGCCAGCCTGGCCGGCTGCAGGCGCAGCTCCGCGCCCCCTCTCTC